A portion of the Malania oleifera isolate guangnan ecotype guangnan chromosome 3, ASM2987363v1, whole genome shotgun sequence genome contains these proteins:
- the LOC131152406 gene encoding oil body-associated protein 1B-like: MSSTNSGGEGDQVPGEATKTGTAILETATSAIQSFSPINKIHHHLCAFHFYGDDMTRQVEAHHFCAHQDKNGELRQCLIYDRPGPGARLIGVEYLVSGALFHTLPDAEKRLWHSHEYEVKSGVLFMPGMPSALQRQPLSEISTTYGKTFHFWQVDRGDSLPLGLPSLMMALTRDGQLYEHLAADVQKRFGVCFEEEKKNREYMKGPEHGIHPLANGGGKGLKTKLRATDFVPI, translated from the exons ATGTCATCTACTAATAGCGGTGGTGAGGGGGATCAGGTACCGGGGGAGGCAACTAAGACGGGGACGGCCATCCTTGAGACCGCCACGTCCGCCATCCAATCCTTCTCCCCCATCAACAAAATCCACCACCACCTCTGCGC ATTTCATTTTTACGGGGATGACATGACGAGGCAAGTGGAGGCGCACCACTTTTGCGCGCACCAGGATAAGAACGGGGAGTTGCGGCAGTGCCTGATATACGACCGACCGGGCCCCGGCGCCCGCCTCATCGGGGTGGAGTACCTGGTGTCGGGTGCCCTCTTTCATACGCTGCCCGACGCCGAGAAGCGCCTTTGGCATTCCCACGAGTACGAGGTGAAGAGCGGCGTCCTGTTCATGCCCGGTATGCCTTCCGCCCTCCAGCGCCAGCCCCTCTCCGAGATCTCCACGACTTACGGCAAGACCTTCCACTTCTGGCAGGTGGACAGGGGCGACAGCCTCCCCCTCGGCCTTCCCTCGCTCATGATGGCCCTCACCAGAGACGGTCAACTTTATGAACACCTTGCTGCGG ATGTTCAGAAGCGTTTTGGCGTATGTTTTGAGGAGGAGAAAAAGAACAGAGAATACATGAAGGGACCAGAGCACGGTATACACCCGCTGGCCAATGGAGGAGGGAAGGGGCTGAAGACAAAGCTGAGGGCGACGGATTTTGTGCCCATCTGA